The Avibacterium sp. 20-132 genome segment AGCAGGTGACTTAGAAAAAGCCTTCCGTGCCGCTGAGGCAGTAGGGGACGATCGCTTACAAAAACGCTCACAAGGCTATGCCGTACCAGACAGCTTTACCCACGGCACCTCAGCACAGCGTTTAACGTGGTTTAAACGCGGTTTACAAACGGGTCAGCCAAGTCAATGTAACACGTTTAATTAATGGGCAAATAAAGAGAGATTAAGTGCGGTAGAAAAATTAAACATTTTACACCGCACTTATGTTTTATAAAAAATTGCTTATCTTTTGGGATAAGCAATTTTTTAAGCCCTTATTGTGGCAATACCATTGGTACTTCCATTAATAAAATTTCTGTATCAGAATCAGCCACCACATCAAAACTTGCGGTATCCCAAATACCTAAACCATCACGGCTTGATAGCTGTTTTCCAGCAATCGTTGCATTACCTTTTAGTACAAAAGCATACACACCATTGCCTGCTTTATGTAGGTCATATATTTTGCTTGTACCCTGATCAAATTTTGCAAGAAAGAACCACGCATCTTGGTGAATCCATACGCCTTCATCATCCGCATTTGGTGAAAGAATTTGTTGGAAATCGTTGCGTCTTTCCCCTTCCACAATACGCATTTGCTGATAACGAGGTGCTACATTACGTTGATTAGGAAATACCCAAATTTGCAAAAATTGCACTGGCATATCCGCATTTGGGTTCATTTCGCTATGTGTAATGCCTGTTCCCGCAGACATCACTTGAATATCACCTTGGCGAATAACACCGCCGTTACCCATACTATCTTTGTGAGCTAAATCGCCGTTTAATGGAATGGAAATGATTTCCATATTATCGTGCGGATGCGTGCCAAACCCCATTCCCCCCTCAACATAATCATCATTAATTACACGTAAAGCGCCGAAATGTATGCGATTAGGATCGTAATAATTCGCAAAGCTAAAAGTATGACGGCTTTTTAACCAACCGTGATTAGCATTACCACGGCTATTTGCTGAATGAAATACAGTATTCATATTGAAGCTCCTAATTCTGTTTAATTCACTTATGTTATAAAACGCATTTTACGCCACTGAATTAGAAGATAAAGCGCAATTCTGTGAATACTTCTTTTCTCATTGGTAAATAATAAGAGGAAAAGATTCACTTTTACACATAAAATAGTAAAAAAAGTGCAATATTTTCCACCGCACTTTTCTTTTAGCGAAATCGGCTATTTTTCTGCAATTCCTGCAACAATATGGCAAATGCTACCTTTGCTACCATAATGGCAAGGCATTAAATAGAAATCCTTGCCACCCTTTTCATAGCTTTTACCTAAGATCAAACTATTACAATTTTTAGCCAGAATAAAATACTGCTCGGCGTTAATTTCTAACTTGTGATACATATCTTTATTGAAAGGGCGTAAATAGCCCACAAGGCAGGCAAGAATCACAAAGTAAAAATAAATCACCACTGCGGTCGGCACGATATTGAGTTGTTTTTTCGCAAGAGATTGCCATAGCATACAAATATTATAACGCGTGAAAAAACGGCATAATAGAAGGCTGATTACAAGCAATCCAGCGACATAAATTAATAAGCTATAAAGCGTAAACACTTTGATCAGCACCGTAATTTCCAAAAATAATGGAAAGGTTAAAATAAAGCAGGTTAATAAGGTGCGAACAAAATTAAAAGGGGATGAAGAGAGCTTATCTTTCAATAAAATCAATAGTCTAATACCTAAAATATAGGTAAGAAGCATAAAAGCAGACACGCCGAGAACGTGAAATAAGCTGCGTGCAATATCTGCTCTGCCCACTTCAACGATATCCCAAGGATAACCATAATACCAAGCTAACCCCCAGTTATAACAATAAGCCACAGACCAGCCTACTAATACTAGAAAGCCGAATAAAATAGAAGAATTGAGTAATTTAGTAAAAGAAATACGTTCGTTCATAACCTCTCTCAAATAGGAATGATTATCAAGCGTTAAAATTTTAAGCTATTTTTTTCATCTTTTAAATTAATTTCACTTTGCTTTGCGAATGGTTGGATCTCTATAAAAAACAAGGCAATTTTTTATTTGTTAAAATAGCGTTAAATCATTGTAAAACAAGCGTATTTTGAGTATTTGATCTAGATCAGCGTTTCCGTCTTTAATGCAAAATTGTTTAAGCACTTATCCCTCCAAGTAGGTATAATTTTTCACAGAAAAAAATTATCAATTTATAAACTTTAGGAGAAATCATTATGAGTAACGTGGTTGAAAACACAAGTAGCCCAGCTCAAGCAGAAGTGAACGCCTTGGTGGAAAAAGGCTTAGTTGCCTTAGAAGAATTCCTCCAGCTCAACCAAGAACAGGTTGATTACATTGTGGCGAAAGCCTCGGTAGCGGCGCTCGATCAGCACGGTGTGCTTGCTATGCACGCTTATGAAGAAACAGGGCGTGGTGTGTTTGAAGACAAAGCAACGAAAAATTTATTTGCCTGTGAGTATGTGGTAAATAATATGCGAAATCTGAAAACCGTTGGGGTGATTAGTGAAGATGATGTAACGGGCATCACTGAAATTGCTGATCCCGTTGGCGTGATATGTGGGATAACACCAACCACAAATCCGACTTCCACCACCATTTTTAAAGCCCTCATTGCCCTTAAAACACGTAACCCAATTATTTTTGCTTTCCACCCTTCTGCACAGCAATCTTCTGCTCACGCTGCGCGTATTGTTTATGATGCGGCAGTGGCGGCTGGTGCGCCTAAAAATTGTGTGCAATGGATAGAAACGCCCTCAATGGAAGGCACATCAGCACTAATGAAACATCCCGGTATTGCCACTATTTTAGCAACAGGTGGGAATGCGATGGTTGAAGCCGCTTATTCTTGTGGTAAACCAGCCCTTGGTGTGGGGGCGGGGAATGTGCCAGCTTATGTAGAAAAAAGTGCTGACCTGCAACAAGCCGTACACGATATTGTGATGTCCAAAGCCTTTGATAATGGAATGATCTGTGCCTCTGAACAAGCGGCGATTGTTGATGCTGAAATCTATGATGACTTCATCAAAGAAATGAAATCTTACGGCGTTTACCTTGTCAATAAAAAAGAAAAAGCAATGTTGGAAGAATTTATGTTCGGCGCAAAAGCCAACAGTGCAAACTGTGCAGGGGCAAAATTAAACGCCAATGTGGTGGGCAAACCCGCCTATTGGATCGCTCAACAAGCAGGTTTTGAAGTGCCAGAAAAAACCAATATTCTTTTAGCTGAATGTAAAGAAGTTGGACCAAAAGAACCGCTCACGCGTGAAAAACTTTCTCCTGTACTTGCTTTACTTAAGTCTCATTCTCGTGAAGAAGGGGTGAAATTAGCTGAGCAAATGGTGGAATTTAACGGATTAGGGCATTCCGCTGCCATTCACACAAAAGATACTGAGCTTGCCAAAGAATTTGGTGAACGCGTAAAAGCCATTCGTGTAATTTGGAACTCACCTTCTACCTTTGGGGGGATTGGTGATGTGTATAACTCCTTCTTGCCATCGTTAACCTTAGGTTGTGGTTCTTACGGTAAAAATTCCGTAGGTAACAACGTAAGTGCGGTGAATTTATTAAATATTAAACGAGTGGGCAGACGGAGAAATAATATGCAATGGTTTAAAGTACCTTCAAAAATCTATTTTGAACGGGATTCAATCCAATATCTACAATCAATGAAAGGTATGGAACGTGTGGTAATCATCACCGACCGCACAATGGTAGATTTAGGCTTTGTAGAAAAAATTGCGAAACAAATCACTGCACGTGGCAACCACGTTACCTATCAATTATTCGCGGACGTTGAGCCAGATCCAAGTATTGAAACTGTACGTCGTGGGGTTGAATTAATTCGTAGTTACAAACCAGACACCATTATTGCCTTAGGTGGTGGCTCATCAATGGATGCAGCAAAAGTAATGTGGTTATTCTATGAACAACCTGAAGTAGATTTCCGTGATCTCGTCCAAAAATTTATGGATATTCGTAAACGCGCCTTTAAATTCCCACAATTAGGACGCAAAGCACGCTTTATCGGTATCCCAACCACTTCAGGAACAGGTTCTGAAGTTACGCCATTTGCCGTGATCACCGAAGGTGATAAAAAATACCCAATCGCCGACTATTCACTTACCCCAACAGTCGCTATTGTCGATCCGGCGCTGGTAATGACCGTACCCGCTCACGTTGCCGCAGATACAGGGTTAGATGTGCTAACTCACGCAACGGAAGCCTATGTTTCGGTACTAGCCAACGATTTTACAGACGGCTTAGCGTTGCAAGCGATTAAATTAGTGTTTGAAAATCTTGAACGTTCCGTAAAAGAAAAAGATCCAGAAGCCAGAGAGAAAATGCACAACGCCTCAACAATGGCTGGAATGGCATTCGCCAATGCGTTCTTAGGAATGAACCACTCTCTCGCCCATAAAATTGGTGGCCGTTTCCATACGCCTCACGGACGCACCAACGCCATTTTAATGCCGCACGTTATCCGTTATAACGGTACACGTCCGCAAAAAGTGGCAACTTGGCCGAAATATAATCATTATAAAGCCGATGTGAAATACCAAGAAATCGCACGTATGCTAGGCTTACCTTGTGCCACGCCAGAAGAAGGCGTGAAATCTTTCGCGCAAGCTTGTTATGATTTAGCTGCCAGCGTGGGCATTCAAATGTCTTTCAAAGAACAGGGTATTGATGAACAAACTTGGCTCGATGCACGTCGTGATGTGGCATTGCTTGCCTTTGAAGATCAATGCTCGCCAGCTAACCCACGCTTGCCATTAGTGGAAGATATGGAAGTAATTTTAACCAATGCCTACTACGGTTACGATCCAAGTCAATATTAATCGACTATAACGCTGATTGACGTAAATCTGTATTAATCAGCAAAATCAATGAAAAAACCACCGCACTTTAAAAGAGCGGTGGTTTTTTGTTAGTTTTTTATTAGAAAATTAGCTGTTACAGCTTTCACAAGCAGCAGTAAACATCCAAACTAATTTTTCTTGCTCTTTAATGTAATCACTCATTTGTGAAGCTGTACCTTCATCATCAGCATCAGCGGCTAACGCCAAGATTTCACGTTGTTGTTTGAGTAATGTTTTAAAGCCAGATAACGTACCGCTTAAGCATTCTTGCGCCACACTTACACCAGTATGTTCTTTAATTAACGATTTTGTTAAATATTCGCTGAAAGCATTGCTTGGGGTGTAGCCTAAAGTAAGGATACGCTCTGCAATTTCATCTACTTTTACCACTAAATCATCATAAATTTCTTCAAATTTTGCGTGTAATTCAAAGAAATTAACCCCTTTGATATTCCAGTGGTAACCGCGCACGTTCATATAAAAGACTTGGTAAGTAGCAAGTAAGTTATTAAGTTCTTGCGCTAATTTTTCTGAAGTGGCTTTGTCTAAACCGATATTTGTTGCCATAGTATGTTCTCCTCTGTTTGATTTCCTATGATGATAACGATAAATACCTTACAAATAAAATGGATATAAATGATAGATTTAATAGCCTAAAACTATTTAATAACAATCTATTGATAGCCTCAAGTTTTCAACCAATTTTCAATTAACCTTTTTCCTTGCGCTGAAATATAAGATTCGGGGTGGAATTGTACGCCAAAAATTGGTAAATGGCGATGTTGCATTGCCATTATGATCCCTTCTTCGCAAGTGGCGGTAATGTCTAATTCAGGTGGAAAATTCTGCTTCGATACCGCCCACGAATGATAAAGCCCAATTTGAAATTGGCTCGGCAATCCTAAAAACAAGCCAGAATTTGACCGCACTTTGATCTGCTTTGCCTGCCCGTGTCGCACCTGCGCTAAATTATATAACGTTGCCCCAAAAAATTCACATAAGGTTTGATGTCCAAGGCAAACGCCTAGAATAGATTTACTGTGCTGATAGCGTTCCAACATTGCAAACAGTTGTGGATAAGCACGAGGAACATCAGGACCCGGAGAAATTAAAATGTGGCTGAAATTTTCTACTTCATCAAGGCTTAAATGCTCTACATTTTGCACGGAAAATGGCACATCAAACTGACGAATTAAATCCACCAAATTGTAGGTAAAAGAGTCTTGATTATTGATAATTAATAAATTTGTGTTCATCTTATGGATTCACTACAATGATGACATTCTGCTATCTTACTTGATTTATTGTTCCTATGCCATTTGATTACTTTGTGCAACGTGCTAACCACTTAGGCGCTCAACATATTCCTTTTTTCTTTTTGATCGATTTTGAACAGCAACACCCCATTATTTGCCCCCTTGCAGAATGTGCCGAGCAAGGTATTTGGTTTGAGTTTCCAAGCCAAAATAATTTGCCAATGGCAGCCCAATCAAGCCCAGATAAACCTTTTAGATTAAAAAAATTTCCTATTGATTTTGCCACTTATCAGCAAGGTTTTGAAATGGTTCAACAGGCATTGCAACAAGGAAATTCCTATTTACTCAATCTCACTTATGCCACGCCGATTGCAATAAATTATAATCTCAACACGTTGTTTTCTGCCACGCAGGCGAAATATAAACTCTTGTTTAAAAAAGAGTTTGTTTGTTTTTCGCCTGAGCCTTTTGTGAAAATTTCGCATAACCAAATTTTCACTTATCCAATGAAAGGCACGATAAATGCGGATTTGCCCGATGCAGAGAAACAATTAATCAACTCTGAAAAGGAGCAGCGAGAACATTACACCATTGTGGATTTAATGCGTAATGACCTTGCTATGGTAGGGCAAAATGTGCAAGTAACGCGTTTTCGATATTTAGAAAAGATTATTACCGAAGGTGGGGCAATTTGGCAGACAAGTTCAGAGATTCGTGCAGATCTTAACACAAACTGGCAGGCGCACATTGGTACAATACTCAGCCAGCTTTTACCCGCAGGCTCGATCAGTGGCGCGCCAAAAGAAAAAACCGTTGCCACCATTCAACAGGCAGAATTAGGGCAACGGGGTTATTACACGGGCGTGTTTGGCATTTTTAATGGCGAAAGTCTTGAAAGTGCGGTTGCAATTCGTTTTATTTCACAGCAAAACGGACAATACTCTTTCCATAGTGGTGGAGGGATTACGATTCAAAGCAACGCAGAACAAGAATATCAAGAATTATTAGAGAAAATTTATGTGCCACTTAAAGCGCAAAAAGGAACGAACTAATGGATTTCCCCTTATTTGAAACCCTGTGCATTGAAAACGGGCAAGTGCAAAATTTGGCTTTACACCAACAGCGTTATACACAAAGTGTGAGCGAATTTTATTCCAACCAACCTTATACAATTTTTTCCCTCGAAAAAATTCTGCAAAAAAACACCGCACTTTGGAAAAACCTTCATAGTCCCATTGTCCGCTGTCGTATTGACTACAATGCCGAGCAGTATCGCCTTCAATGTTTCCCTTATCAGCGCAAAGGCTACCGTCATTTTCAAC includes the following:
- a CDS encoding pirin family protein; its protein translation is MNTVFHSANSRGNANHGWLKSRHTFSFANYYDPNRIHFGALRVINDDYVEGGMGFGTHPHDNMEIISIPLNGDLAHKDSMGNGGVIRQGDIQVMSAGTGITHSEMNPNADMPVQFLQIWVFPNQRNVAPRYQQMRIVEGERRNDFQQILSPNADDEGVWIHQDAWFFLAKFDQGTSKIYDLHKAGNGVYAFVLKGNATIAGKQLSSRDGLGIWDTASFDVVADSDTEILLMEVPMVLPQ
- the adhE gene encoding bifunctional acetaldehyde-CoA/alcohol dehydrogenase, with protein sequence MSNVVENTSSPAQAEVNALVEKGLVALEEFLQLNQEQVDYIVAKASVAALDQHGVLAMHAYEETGRGVFEDKATKNLFACEYVVNNMRNLKTVGVISEDDVTGITEIADPVGVICGITPTTNPTSTTIFKALIALKTRNPIIFAFHPSAQQSSAHAARIVYDAAVAAGAPKNCVQWIETPSMEGTSALMKHPGIATILATGGNAMVEAAYSCGKPALGVGAGNVPAYVEKSADLQQAVHDIVMSKAFDNGMICASEQAAIVDAEIYDDFIKEMKSYGVYLVNKKEKAMLEEFMFGAKANSANCAGAKLNANVVGKPAYWIAQQAGFEVPEKTNILLAECKEVGPKEPLTREKLSPVLALLKSHSREEGVKLAEQMVEFNGLGHSAAIHTKDTELAKEFGERVKAIRVIWNSPSTFGGIGDVYNSFLPSLTLGCGSYGKNSVGNNVSAVNLLNIKRVGRRRNNMQWFKVPSKIYFERDSIQYLQSMKGMERVVIITDRTMVDLGFVEKIAKQITARGNHVTYQLFADVEPDPSIETVRRGVELIRSYKPDTIIALGGGSSMDAAKVMWLFYEQPEVDFRDLVQKFMDIRKRAFKFPQLGRKARFIGIPTTSGTGSEVTPFAVITEGDKKYPIADYSLTPTVAIVDPALVMTVPAHVAADTGLDVLTHATEAYVSVLANDFTDGLALQAIKLVFENLERSVKEKDPEAREKMHNASTMAGMAFANAFLGMNHSLAHKIGGRFHTPHGRTNAILMPHVIRYNGTRPQKVATWPKYNHYKADVKYQEIARMLGLPCATPEEGVKSFAQACYDLAASVGIQMSFKEQGIDEQTWLDARRDVALLAFEDQCSPANPRLPLVEDMEVILTNAYYGYDPSQY
- a CDS encoding Dps family protein; the protein is MATNIGLDKATSEKLAQELNNLLATYQVFYMNVRGYHWNIKGVNFFELHAKFEEIYDDLVVKVDEIAERILTLGYTPSNAFSEYLTKSLIKEHTGVSVAQECLSGTLSGFKTLLKQQREILALAADADDEGTASQMSDYIKEQEKLVWMFTAACESCNS
- a CDS encoding anthranilate synthase component II: MNTNLLIINNQDSFTYNLVDLIRQFDVPFSVQNVEHLSLDEVENFSHILISPGPDVPRAYPQLFAMLERYQHSKSILGVCLGHQTLCEFFGATLYNLAQVRHGQAKQIKVRSNSGLFLGLPSQFQIGLYHSWAVSKQNFPPELDITATCEEGIIMAMQHRHLPIFGVQFHPESYISAQGKRLIENWLKT
- a CDS encoding aminodeoxychorismate synthase component I — its product is MPFDYFVQRANHLGAQHIPFFFLIDFEQQHPIICPLAECAEQGIWFEFPSQNNLPMAAQSSPDKPFRLKKFPIDFATYQQGFEMVQQALQQGNSYLLNLTYATPIAINYNLNTLFSATQAKYKLLFKKEFVCFSPEPFVKISHNQIFTYPMKGTINADLPDAEKQLINSEKEQREHYTIVDLMRNDLAMVGQNVQVTRFRYLEKIITEGGAIWQTSSEIRADLNTNWQAHIGTILSQLLPAGSISGAPKEKTVATIQQAELGQRGYYTGVFGIFNGESLESAVAIRFISQQNGQYSFHSGGGITIQSNAEQEYQELLEKIYVPLKAQKGTN